Proteins encoded together in one Mycobacterium noviomagense window:
- a CDS encoding virulence factor Mce family protein: protein MKLNGTVVRLAAIASVQVLLTVVIIIVFGQLRFEKTDSYAAEFSNASGLRAGQFVRAFGVEVGKVKKVDLVDGDRRIRVEFAVDRSLRLYQSTTVQIRYQDLIGNRYIELDRGQGEGADRILPPGGLIPLSRTQPALDLDALIGGFKPLFRALNPDKVNSIASAIITVFQGQGGTISDILDQTAQLTSHLAERDQAIGEVITNLNTLLDTTVKHRNQFDQTVDDVEKLITGLKDRADPLASATAHISNAAGTVADLLADNRALVHSTVGYLETIAQPLIDQRDKLDDLLTKTPKAFNLIGRTGGIYGDFFNFYLCDLSIKVNGLQPGGPVRTIRLFQQPTGRCTRQ from the coding sequence ATGAAACTCAACGGTACGGTCGTTCGACTCGCCGCCATCGCGTCGGTACAGGTGCTGCTCACCGTCGTGATCATCATTGTTTTCGGTCAGCTGCGATTCGAGAAGACCGACAGCTATGCAGCGGAATTCAGCAATGCCAGCGGACTGCGGGCCGGTCAGTTCGTCCGCGCATTCGGTGTCGAAGTCGGCAAGGTCAAAAAGGTCGACCTGGTCGACGGGGATCGGCGGATACGCGTCGAATTTGCCGTCGACCGCTCGCTGCGGCTGTATCAATCGACGACCGTGCAGATCCGCTACCAGGATCTGATCGGCAACCGCTACATCGAACTCGACCGTGGCCAGGGGGAAGGGGCTGACCGCATCCTGCCGCCGGGCGGGTTGATCCCGTTGTCGCGCACCCAACCGGCGCTCGACCTCGACGCGCTGATCGGTGGTTTCAAACCGCTGTTTCGGGCTCTGAACCCGGACAAGGTCAACAGCATCGCGTCCGCGATCATCACCGTCTTCCAGGGGCAAGGCGGAACCATCAGCGACATCCTCGACCAGACCGCCCAACTGACTTCCCATCTCGCCGAGCGAGATCAGGCCATCGGCGAGGTGATCACCAACCTGAACACCTTGCTGGACACCACGGTCAAGCACCGCAACCAGTTCGACCAGACCGTCGACGACGTCGAGAAACTGATCACTGGTCTCAAAGACCGGGCCGATCCGCTGGCGTCCGCCACCGCGCACATCAGCAATGCCGCCGGAACGGTGGCCGACCTGCTGGCCGACAACCGCGCACTGGTGCACAGCACCGTCGGCTATCTGGAAACCATCGCCCAGCCGCTCATCGACCAGCGCGACAAGCTCGACGATCTGCTGACCAAGACGCCGAAGGCATTCAACCTGATCGGACGCACCGGAGGTATCTACGGCGACTTCTTCAACTTCTACCTGTGCGACTTGTCGATCAAGGTCAACGGGCTGCAACCGGGCGGCCCGGTGCGCACGATCAGGCTCTTCCAGCAGCCCACGGGCAGGTGCACGCGGCAATGA
- the regX gene encoding two-component sensory transduction protein RegX, producing the protein MTSVLIVEDEESLADPLAFLLRREGFEATVVTDGPSALAEFDRAGADIVLLDLMLPGMSGTDVCKQLRARSSVPVIMVTARDSEIDKVVGLELGADDYVTKPYSARELIARIRAVLRRGGDDDSEVTDGVLESGPVRMDVERHIVSVNGKQITLPLKEFDLLEYLMRNSGRVLTRGQLIDRVWGADYVGDTKTLDVHVKRLRSKIEADPANPVHLVTVRGLGYKLEG; encoded by the coding sequence ATGACTAGCGTGCTGATCGTTGAGGACGAGGAGTCGCTGGCCGATCCCCTGGCGTTCTTGCTGCGCAGGGAGGGCTTCGAGGCCACGGTTGTCACCGACGGACCGTCGGCACTGGCCGAGTTCGACCGGGCCGGCGCCGACATCGTCCTGCTCGACTTGATGCTGCCGGGTATGTCCGGCACCGACGTGTGCAAGCAACTGCGCGCTCGCTCGAGCGTGCCGGTGATCATGGTCACCGCCCGCGACAGCGAGATCGACAAGGTAGTCGGCCTGGAGCTGGGCGCCGACGACTATGTGACCAAGCCGTACTCGGCCCGCGAGTTGATCGCCCGGATCCGCGCCGTGCTGCGCCGCGGCGGCGACGACGACTCCGAAGTCACCGATGGCGTGCTGGAGTCCGGCCCAGTGCGGATGGACGTCGAACGGCACATCGTCTCGGTGAACGGCAAGCAGATCACCTTGCCGCTCAAGGAGTTCGACCTGCTCGAGTACCTGATGCGCAACAGCGGTCGGGTGCTTACCCGCGGTCAGCTGATCGATCGGGTGTGGGGCGCGGACTACGTTGGCGACACGAAGACACTCGATGTCCACGTCAAGCGGCTGCGCTCCAAGATCGAAGCCGACCCCGCGAATCCCGTCCATTTGGTGACGGTGCGGGGGTTGGGCTACAAGCTCGAGGGATAG
- a CDS encoding type III secretion system chaperone family protein, which produces MSHVQQVIEDALGASHLTFSRHAGAHGGPPGLIVELPGERKLKTNTILSIGEHSVRVEAFVCRKPDENHEGVYRFLLQRNRRLYGVAYTLDNVGDIYLIGHMSLASVDVDELDRVLGQVLEAVDSDFNTLLELGFRSSIQKEWEWRVSRGESLKNLQAFAHLIDEEDRQDGSDQRS; this is translated from the coding sequence ATCAGCCACGTGCAGCAGGTCATCGAGGACGCGCTGGGCGCCAGCCACCTGACCTTCAGCCGGCACGCAGGCGCGCACGGCGGGCCGCCGGGGCTGATCGTGGAGCTGCCCGGGGAGCGCAAACTCAAGACCAACACGATCTTGAGCATCGGCGAGCATTCGGTGCGGGTCGAGGCGTTCGTGTGCCGCAAGCCGGACGAGAACCATGAGGGCGTCTACCGGTTTCTGCTGCAACGCAACCGCCGGCTCTACGGGGTGGCCTACACCCTCGACAATGTCGGCGACATCTACCTGATCGGCCACATGTCGTTGGCCTCGGTCGATGTTGATGAGCTCGACCGGGTGCTCGGGCAGGTGCTCGAGGCGGTGGACTCGGACTTCAATACGTTGCTGGAGTTGGGTTTTCGCTCATCGATCCAAAAAGAGTGGGAGTGGCGGGTGTCCCGCGGTGAGTCGTTGAAGAACCTGCAGGCGTTTGCCCACCTCATCGACGAGGAAGACCGTCAGGACGGTTCGGACCAGCGTTCGTGA
- a CDS encoding phosphoglyceromutase, which translates to MQNAGTLVLLRHGESDWNARNLFTGWVDVDLTDKGRAEAVRSGKLLVEHNLLPDVVYTSLLRRAITTANLALDTADRHWIPVHRSWRLNERHYGALQGLDKSDIKSRYGEEQFMAWRRSYDTPPPPIEKGSRFSQDSDPRYADIGGGPLTECLADVVARFLPYFTDVIVPDLRFGKTVLIAAHGNSLRALVKYLDGMSDEEVVGLNIPTGIPLRYDLDADLKPVVAGGSYLDPEAAAAGAAAVASQGAR; encoded by the coding sequence ATGCAAAACGCTGGCACGCTGGTGCTGCTGCGGCATGGCGAAAGCGACTGGAACGCGCGCAACCTGTTCACCGGCTGGGTCGACGTCGACCTGACCGACAAGGGCCGCGCCGAAGCGGTGCGCAGCGGCAAGCTGCTGGTCGAGCACAACCTGCTGCCGGACGTCGTCTACACCTCGCTGCTGCGCCGCGCGATCACCACCGCGAACTTGGCGCTGGACACCGCCGACCGGCACTGGATTCCGGTGCACCGCAGTTGGCGGCTCAACGAACGCCACTACGGCGCGCTGCAGGGGCTGGACAAGTCCGACATCAAGTCGCGCTACGGCGAGGAGCAGTTCATGGCCTGGCGGCGCAGCTACGACACGCCGCCGCCGCCGATCGAGAAGGGCAGCCGGTTCAGCCAGGACAGCGATCCCCGCTACGCCGACATCGGCGGTGGCCCGCTGACCGAGTGCCTGGCCGACGTGGTGGCGCGGTTCTTGCCGTACTTCACCGACGTCATCGTGCCGGACCTGCGGTTCGGCAAGACGGTGTTGATCGCCGCGCACGGCAATTCGCTGCGGGCCCTGGTGAAGTATTTGGACGGCATGTCCGACGAGGAGGTCGTCGGGCTGAACATTCCGACCGGCATTCCGCTGCGCTACGACCTCGACGCCGACCTCAAACCGGTGGTGGCAGGCGGCAGCTACCTCGACCCGGAGGCGGCCGCCGCGGGTGCGGCTGCCGTTGCCAGCCAAGGCGCCCGCTAA
- a CDS encoding ABC transporter permease, with the protein MAQISAATVVRARYPRTVATFSRYVGGASHVLDEAGNLARFAVAGAWSIGWALRRYRTETLRLIAQIGMGTGAMAVIGGTVAIIGFTTLSGGSLIAIQGFASLGNIGVEAFTGFFAALANVRVVTAVVTGIALAATVGAGATAELGAMRISEEIDALEVMGIKSVAFLVSTRVVAGLVVIVPLYAMALVMSFLSGQTVTTLFYGQSVGTYEHYFRTFLRTEDAVWSGAEVIVMAVIVMITHCYYGYNATGGPVGVGQAVGRSMRFSLVSTVIVVLLTSMALYGVDPNFNLTV; encoded by the coding sequence ATGGCCCAAATATCAGCGGCTACGGTTGTCCGGGCCCGTTACCCGCGCACTGTCGCGACCTTCAGCCGCTACGTCGGCGGCGCATCCCACGTGCTCGACGAGGCCGGAAACCTCGCCCGCTTCGCTGTCGCGGGCGCCTGGTCGATCGGGTGGGCGCTACGCCGATACCGCACCGAGACACTGCGGCTGATCGCCCAAATCGGCATGGGCACCGGCGCGATGGCCGTGATCGGCGGCACCGTCGCCATCATCGGATTCACTACGCTCTCGGGCGGTTCACTGATCGCCATCCAGGGATTCGCATCGCTGGGCAACATCGGTGTGGAAGCATTCACCGGGTTTTTCGCCGCACTGGCCAACGTGCGTGTGGTGACCGCGGTCGTGACAGGCATCGCGCTGGCGGCGACGGTAGGCGCCGGTGCCACAGCGGAATTGGGCGCCATGCGCATCAGCGAGGAGATCGACGCCCTTGAGGTGATGGGCATCAAATCGGTTGCCTTTTTGGTGTCGACTCGAGTAGTGGCGGGGCTGGTGGTGATCGTGCCGTTGTACGCGATGGCGCTGGTCATGTCGTTCCTGTCGGGCCAGACCGTCACCACGCTGTTCTACGGGCAGTCCGTGGGCACCTACGAGCACTACTTCCGCACCTTCCTGCGCACCGAGGACGCGGTGTGGTCGGGTGCCGAAGTCATCGTCATGGCGGTCATCGTGATGATCACCCACTGCTACTACGGGTATAACGCCACCGGCGGCCCTGTCGGGGTGGGGCAGGCTGTCGGCCGGTCGATGCGTTTCTCGCTCGTCTCCACGGTCATTGTCGTGTTGCTGACCTCCATGGCGCTCTACGGCGTCGATCCGAATTTCAACCTCACCGTGTAG
- a CDS encoding MCE family protein — protein MTTPTTQRSPRRWPNKLAGVGLFAVCALVLALTYAQFRGEFTAKTRLTMLAPRAGLVMDRGAKVTYNGVSIGRVDDISEVEHDGQPSAKLSLDVNPKYVKLIPANVNAKIVATTVFGNKYVSFSSPKNPTPQRITPKHVIDARSVTTEFNTLFETITQIAEKVDPVKVNLTLSAAADALSGLGDKFGSSIVKGNAILDDVNARMPAIRHDIRQLAALTDTYANAAPDLFDFFDNAVITARTLTHQQSDLDAALLASVGFGNTGEQILKRSQPYLVRVVADLAATARLLDTYSPEIFCTIRNIADLVPKITAVESGNRYAAQLGAALAGAENPYVYPDNLPRTNARGGPGGAPGCWQPITRDLWPAPYLVMDTGNSIAAYNHFELNQPLGIEYMWGRQYGENTINP, from the coding sequence ATGACGACGCCGACGACGCAACGCAGTCCGCGCAGGTGGCCCAATAAGTTGGCGGGAGTGGGGTTGTTCGCGGTGTGTGCGCTCGTACTTGCGTTGACCTATGCGCAGTTTCGGGGTGAGTTCACCGCCAAGACGCGATTGACGATGTTGGCCCCGCGCGCGGGCCTGGTGATGGATCGCGGGGCAAAGGTCACCTATAACGGCGTGAGTATCGGTCGGGTGGACGACATCTCCGAAGTGGAGCATGACGGCCAACCCTCCGCCAAGTTGTCGCTCGATGTGAACCCGAAGTACGTCAAGCTGATTCCGGCCAACGTCAACGCCAAGATCGTCGCCACCACCGTTTTCGGCAACAAGTACGTGTCGTTCAGCTCACCGAAAAACCCTACCCCACAACGGATCACGCCCAAGCATGTGATCGATGCGAGATCGGTGACGACCGAGTTCAACACATTGTTCGAGACAATTACCCAGATCGCGGAGAAAGTCGACCCGGTCAAGGTGAACTTGACGCTCAGCGCGGCAGCCGACGCGTTGAGCGGGTTGGGCGACAAGTTCGGGTCGTCGATCGTCAAGGGTAACGCCATCCTCGACGACGTCAATGCGCGGATGCCGGCCATCCGACACGACATCCGACAGCTCGCCGCTCTGACTGATACCTATGCGAACGCCGCACCCGACCTCTTCGACTTCTTCGACAACGCGGTGATCACCGCGCGCACCCTCACCCATCAGCAAAGTGATTTGGACGCGGCTCTTTTGGCGTCGGTCGGGTTCGGTAACACCGGCGAGCAGATACTCAAACGAAGCCAGCCCTATTTGGTCCGTGTTGTCGCCGATCTGGCGGCTACCGCCCGGTTGCTGGACACCTACAGCCCTGAAATCTTCTGCACCATCCGCAACATCGCCGATCTCGTCCCGAAAATCACTGCGGTGGAGAGCGGCAACAGGTACGCCGCGCAGCTCGGTGCGGCGCTCGCCGGCGCCGAGAACCCGTATGTCTATCCCGACAACCTGCCGCGGACGAACGCCAGGGGCGGACCGGGCGGCGCACCCGGATGCTGGCAGCCCATCACCCGTGACCTCTGGCCCGCGCCGTATCTGGTGATGGACACCGGCAACAGCATCGCTGCGTACAACCACTTCGAGCTCAACCAGCCCCTCGGCATCGAATACATGTGGGGGCGCCAGTACGGGGAGAACACCATCAACCCATGA
- a CDS encoding sensor histidine kinase → MTVFSALLLAGVLSSLALGVGITAGARLAARVVERRRRVAAEWAGITVSQMLERIVALSPVGTAVVDTHRDVVYLNDQARELGLVHDRQLDDEAWRAAQRVLEIGDDIEFDISPSKRTAPGRSGLAVHGQARLLSEEDRRFAVVFVYDQSEYARMEATRRDFVANVSHELKTPVGAMAVLAEALLASADDPETVRRFGEKVLVEANRLGDMVGELIELSRLQGAERLPDLTDVDVDTVVAEAISRHKVAADNADIQVRTDSPSGLRVLGNQSLLVTALANLVSNAIAYSPRGSLVSISRRRRGDNVEIAVTDRGIGIARKDQERVFERFFRGDKARSRATGGTGLGLAIVKHVAANHNGSIGLWSQPGTGSTFTLSIPAYEDNDDQTNEPAGRDKRPTRPQREEELRR, encoded by the coding sequence GTGACTGTGTTCTCGGCCCTGTTGCTGGCCGGGGTGTTGTCTTCGCTGGCATTGGGCGTCGGTATTACCGCGGGGGCCCGGCTGGCAGCACGAGTCGTCGAGCGCCGGCGGCGGGTGGCCGCCGAATGGGCCGGGATCACCGTCTCGCAGATGCTGGAGCGCATCGTCGCGCTGTCTCCGGTGGGAACCGCGGTGGTCGACACGCATCGCGACGTGGTCTACCTCAACGACCAGGCCCGCGAACTGGGTCTGGTGCACGACCGCCAACTCGACGACGAGGCGTGGCGGGCGGCGCAGCGGGTACTGGAGATCGGCGACGATATCGAGTTCGACATCTCACCTAGTAAGCGGACCGCGCCGGGACGCTCCGGGCTGGCGGTGCACGGGCAGGCCCGGCTGCTCAGCGAGGAAGATCGTCGGTTCGCCGTCGTCTTCGTCTACGACCAGTCGGAGTATGCCCGGATGGAGGCGACCCGCCGCGACTTCGTGGCCAACGTCAGCCACGAACTCAAGACCCCGGTCGGCGCCATGGCCGTGCTCGCCGAGGCCCTGCTGGCGTCAGCGGACGACCCGGAGACCGTGCGCCGCTTCGGCGAGAAGGTGCTTGTCGAGGCCAACCGGCTGGGCGACATGGTCGGTGAGTTGATCGAGCTGTCCCGGCTGCAGGGCGCAGAGCGGTTGCCCGACCTGACCGATGTCGACGTCGATACCGTTGTGGCCGAAGCGATTTCACGTCACAAAGTCGCCGCCGACAACGCCGACATCCAGGTGCGAACCGACTCGCCCAGCGGCTTGCGGGTGCTGGGCAACCAAAGCTTGCTGGTCACCGCGCTGGCCAACCTGGTGTCCAACGCGATCGCTTATTCGCCGCGGGGGTCGCTGGTGTCGATCAGCCGTCGTCGCCGCGGCGACAACGTCGAGATCGCCGTCACCGACCGCGGTATCGGCATCGCGCGCAAAGACCAGGAGCGGGTCTTCGAGCGGTTCTTCCGCGGCGACAAGGCGCGCTCGCGCGCCACCGGCGGCACCGGGCTGGGGTTGGCCATCGTCAAGCACGTCGCGGCCAACCACAACGGCAGCATCGGGCTGTGGAGTCAGCCGGGAACGGGGTCGACGTTCACGTTGTCGATCCCGGCCTACGAGGACAACGACGACCAAACCAATGAACCAGCGGGGCGCGACAAGCGGCCCACGCGGCCCCAACGAGAGGAAGAACTACGCCGATGA
- a CDS encoding MlaE family ABC transporter permease: protein MCVLTGKALLRGPFQWREFIDQCWFIMRVALLPTIAVSIPLTVLIIFTLNTLLAAFGAADVSGAGAALGAVTQLGPLTTVLVIAGAGSTAICADLGARTIREEIDAMEVLGIDPIYRLVAPRVIASTVVATLLNGTVITIGLVGGFFFGVEIQNVSGGAYLATLTLITGLPEVVIATIKAAVFGLIAGLVGCYRGLTTKGGPKGVGTAVNETLVLCVLALFAVNVVLTTIGVRFGTGR from the coding sequence ATGTGCGTGCTGACCGGAAAAGCATTGTTGCGCGGGCCATTTCAGTGGCGCGAGTTCATCGACCAGTGCTGGTTCATCATGAGGGTCGCGTTGTTGCCCACCATCGCGGTGTCGATTCCGCTGACCGTGCTCATCATCTTCACGCTCAACACGCTGCTGGCTGCGTTTGGCGCCGCTGACGTTTCGGGCGCTGGCGCAGCGTTGGGTGCGGTTACTCAGTTGGGACCGCTGACCACGGTGCTGGTAATTGCCGGGGCCGGGTCGACGGCGATCTGCGCCGACCTGGGTGCGCGCACCATCCGCGAGGAGATCGACGCGATGGAGGTGCTCGGCATCGACCCGATCTACCGGCTGGTCGCGCCGCGCGTGATCGCGTCAACCGTCGTCGCCACACTGCTCAACGGCACCGTCATCACCATCGGTTTGGTCGGTGGCTTCTTTTTCGGCGTCGAGATCCAAAACGTCTCCGGCGGCGCCTACTTGGCCACGTTGACGCTGATCACCGGCTTGCCGGAAGTGGTCATCGCAACGATCAAGGCCGCGGTGTTCGGGCTGATCGCCGGATTGGTGGGCTGCTACCGCGGCCTGACCACCAAGGGCGGTCCCAAGGGCGTCGGCACTGCGGTCAACGAGACGCTGGTGTTGTGCGTGCTCGCATTGTTCGCGGTCAACGTGGTGCTGACGACCATCGGCGTGCGATTCGGCACGGGGCGTTGA
- a CDS encoding virulence factor Mce family protein has product MRTLEPTNRARIGAMAIVMAALTIGVGQSFTSVPMLFAQPSYYGQFSDSGGVGKGDKVRIAGKDVGKVEAVAIDDDHITVKFSTGTHTIGTESRLAIKTDTILGKRVLEVEPRGTQKLRPGAALPLGQSTTPYQIYDAFFDVTKAAGGWDIDTVKRSLNVLSDTIDETYPHLSAALDGVARFSDTIGKRDEDIKHLVAQARKVARVLGDRSEQFDRLLVNTQSLLSAFNERGRAIDALLGNISRFSTQLQGLIHDNPNLHHLLEQLRVVTDMLTKHKDDLVAVLVSLRNYTAALSEAVSSGPYFKVMIANLLPYQILQPWVDAAFKKRGIDPEEFWRNAGLPAFRWPAPNGTRFPNGAPPPAPPVLEGTPDHPGPAVPPGSPCSYTPPPDQLPRPWNPLPCAGIDQNQGPFGALSGPELAPPDVQTSTPNPNGQPPTPGIPIAGRPGERPPDVPGTAVPLPPNAPPGARTEPLAPVAGPAPPPAPLPPGPPAPPGPGPQLPAPFITPDGTGGSR; this is encoded by the coding sequence ATGAGAACGCTAGAACCCACCAATCGGGCCCGCATAGGGGCAATGGCCATCGTCATGGCAGCGCTGACAATTGGTGTGGGCCAAAGCTTTACCAGCGTCCCGATGCTTTTCGCCCAGCCCAGCTACTACGGGCAGTTCAGCGACTCCGGGGGAGTGGGCAAAGGCGACAAGGTCCGCATCGCCGGCAAGGACGTCGGCAAGGTTGAGGCGGTCGCCATCGACGACGATCACATCACGGTCAAGTTCTCGACCGGAACCCACACCATCGGCACCGAAAGCCGGCTGGCGATCAAGACCGACACCATCCTGGGTAAGCGGGTGCTCGAGGTGGAACCGCGAGGCACGCAGAAGCTGCGGCCGGGAGCCGCGTTGCCGCTGGGCCAAAGCACCACGCCGTATCAGATCTACGACGCATTCTTCGACGTCACCAAGGCAGCCGGCGGGTGGGACATCGATACCGTCAAACGGTCGCTGAATGTCCTGTCGGACACCATCGACGAGACCTACCCACACCTGAGCGCTGCGCTCGACGGGGTCGCCAGGTTCTCCGACACCATCGGCAAACGCGACGAGGACATCAAACACCTTGTCGCCCAAGCCAGAAAGGTAGCCCGGGTTCTCGGCGACCGCAGCGAACAGTTCGACCGGCTGCTGGTCAACACGCAGAGCCTGTTGTCCGCGTTCAACGAACGCGGTCGAGCCATCGACGCGTTGCTAGGCAACATCTCCCGGTTCTCGACGCAACTGCAAGGGCTCATCCACGACAACCCGAACCTGCACCATCTGCTCGAGCAGCTGCGTGTCGTCACCGACATGCTGACCAAGCACAAAGACGACCTCGTCGCCGTACTGGTCAGCCTGCGCAACTACACCGCAGCGCTCAGCGAGGCGGTCAGCTCCGGCCCCTACTTCAAGGTGATGATCGCCAACCTGCTGCCGTACCAGATCTTGCAGCCGTGGGTCGATGCGGCGTTCAAGAAGCGGGGTATCGACCCCGAGGAGTTCTGGCGCAACGCCGGACTGCCGGCGTTTCGGTGGCCGGCCCCCAACGGCACCCGGTTCCCCAACGGAGCGCCGCCACCGGCGCCGCCGGTGCTGGAAGGCACCCCGGATCATCCGGGACCGGCCGTCCCACCCGGATCGCCGTGCTCGTACACGCCGCCGCCGGATCAACTGCCGCGGCCGTGGAACCCGTTGCCGTGCGCCGGTATTGACCAGAACCAGGGCCCCTTCGGTGCGTTGTCCGGCCCGGAACTGGCGCCGCCCGACGTCCAGACCTCCACCCCGAACCCCAACGGCCAGCCGCCGACACCCGGCATCCCGATCGCCGGACGGCCGGGCGAGCGACCTCCGGACGTTCCGGGCACAGCGGTCCCGTTGCCCCCCAACGCGCCGCCGGGAGCACGCACCGAACCACTGGCACCCGTGGCAGGGCCGGCTCCGCCACCGGCGCCGCTGCCTCCGGGGCCGCCGGCACCGCCTGGACCGGGTCCGCAACTCCCAGCTCCGTTCATCACGCCAGACGGGACCGGAGGTAGCCGATGA
- the mshA gene encoding D-inositol-3-phosphate glycosyltransferase — protein MRNSELPRLEVSRLNDPRRVAVLSVHTSPLAQPGTGDAGGMNVYVLQTALHLARRGVEVEIFTRATASTDPPTVRVAPGVLVRNVVAGPFEGLDKYDLPTQLCAFAAGVLRAEAAHEPGYYDIVHSHYWLSGQVGWLARDRWAVPLVHTAHTLAAVKNAALADGDTPEPPLRTVGEQQVVDEADRLIVNTDAEAAQLVSLHGADPARIDVAHPGVDLDVFRPGDRRAARAALGLPLDEHVVAFVGRIQPLKGPDILLRAAAKLPGVRIVVAGGPSGSGLAAPDGLVRLAEELGITDRVTFLPPQDREDLVRLFQAANVVAVPSYSESFGLVAVEAQACGTPVVAAAVGGLPVAVRDGISGTLVSGHDVDRWADAIEQLLRVGAAMSRSAVQHAATFSWDNTVDALLASYQRAISEFRGTRRRPVRGLASARRARHWAAPRGVGA, from the coding sequence GTGCGGAACAGCGAACTGCCCCGGCTCGAAGTTTCCCGATTGAACGATCCGCGCCGGGTGGCGGTGCTGTCGGTGCACACCTCCCCGCTGGCTCAGCCGGGCACCGGCGACGCCGGCGGGATGAACGTCTACGTGCTGCAAACAGCGCTGCACCTGGCCCGCCGCGGCGTCGAGGTGGAGATCTTCACCAGGGCCACGGCGTCGACCGATCCGCCGACTGTGCGGGTAGCACCGGGTGTGCTGGTGCGCAACGTGGTGGCCGGACCGTTCGAAGGCCTCGACAAATACGACCTGCCCACCCAGCTGTGCGCGTTCGCCGCCGGGGTGTTGCGCGCTGAGGCCGCCCACGAGCCGGGCTACTACGACATCGTGCACTCGCACTACTGGCTGTCCGGTCAGGTCGGCTGGCTGGCCCGCGACCGCTGGGCGGTGCCGTTGGTGCACACCGCGCACACGCTGGCAGCCGTGAAGAACGCGGCCCTGGCCGACGGCGATACCCCCGAGCCACCGCTGCGCACGGTCGGTGAGCAACAGGTGGTCGACGAGGCCGACCGGCTCATCGTCAACACCGATGCCGAAGCCGCGCAACTGGTTTCGTTGCACGGCGCCGACCCGGCGCGGATCGACGTGGCCCATCCCGGCGTGGACCTCGACGTGTTCCGTCCCGGTGATCGCCGCGCGGCGCGGGCCGCGCTGGGGCTTCCGCTCGACGAACATGTCGTTGCCTTCGTGGGCCGTATCCAGCCACTGAAGGGGCCCGACATTTTGTTGCGCGCCGCCGCCAAGCTGCCGGGGGTGCGCATCGTGGTGGCCGGCGGACCGTCGGGCAGCGGTCTGGCCGCCCCGGACGGGTTGGTTCGCCTGGCCGAGGAACTGGGTATCACCGACCGGGTGACGTTCCTGCCGCCCCAGGACCGCGAGGATCTGGTCCGGTTGTTTCAGGCCGCAAACGTGGTTGCGGTGCCGAGCTATTCGGAGTCGTTCGGGTTGGTTGCCGTGGAGGCGCAAGCCTGCGGGACGCCGGTGGTGGCGGCCGCGGTGGGCGGGTTGCCGGTGGCGGTGCGCGACGGGATCAGCGGAACGTTGGTGTCCGGCCACGACGTCGACCGGTGGGCCGACGCGATCGAGCAGCTGCTGCGGGTCGGCGCCGCGATGAGCCGCTCAGCAGTCCAGCATGCGGCGACGTTTTCCTGGGACAACACCGTCGACGCGCTGCTGGCCAGCTATCAGCGCGCAATCAGCGAATTCCGGGGGACGCGGCGGCGCCCGGTGCGCGGGTTGGCATCGGCGCGACGGGCCCGACACTGGGCGGCACCGAGAGGGGTGGGCGCGTGA